A genomic window from Cupriavidus basilensis includes:
- a CDS encoding TIGR03862 family flavoprotein, with product MSAPTASLPAASVAVIGGGPAGLMAAQVLAARGLRVEVYDAMPSVGRKFLMAGRGGMNLTHSEAAQPFLGRYGKRSAQIAPLLAGFDPQALRGWVHSLGIETFVGSSGRVFPTDMKAAPMLRAWLHRLREAGVQFHMRHRWLGWDDASGQLRFATPDGERLVRPDATVLALGGGSWARLGSDGAWVPLLAARGVDIAPLRPANCGFDVAWSEHFRTRFAGHPLKAVAIGLRDRDGVEHYRQGEFVITAGGIEGSLVYALSAPMRDLLEATGEATIHLDLAPGLPAERVAEAVQRPRGARSLSSHLQSKLGITGVKAGLLRECLSKEEFADPARLAAALKALPVRLLRARPIDEVISSAGGVAFEAMDAQLMLRAVPGVFCAGEMLDWEAPTGGYLLTACFASGRAAGLGASAWLKARGAAGR from the coding sequence ATGTCTGCACCCACCGCCTCCCTCCCCGCTGCCAGCGTCGCCGTGATCGGCGGCGGCCCCGCAGGCCTGATGGCGGCGCAGGTGCTGGCCGCGCGCGGACTTCGCGTGGAGGTGTATGACGCCATGCCCTCGGTCGGCCGGAAGTTCCTGATGGCCGGGCGCGGCGGCATGAACCTCACGCATTCCGAAGCGGCGCAGCCCTTCCTCGGGCGCTATGGCAAGCGCAGCGCGCAAATCGCGCCGCTGCTGGCCGGCTTCGATCCGCAAGCGCTGCGCGGCTGGGTGCACAGCCTCGGCATCGAGACCTTCGTCGGCAGCTCGGGCCGCGTCTTCCCCACCGACATGAAAGCCGCGCCGATGCTGCGCGCGTGGCTGCACCGCCTGCGCGAGGCCGGCGTGCAGTTCCATATGCGCCATCGCTGGCTGGGCTGGGACGATGCATCGGGCCAGCTGCGCTTTGCCACGCCGGATGGCGAGCGGCTGGTCCGGCCCGATGCCACGGTGCTGGCGCTTGGCGGCGGCAGCTGGGCACGCCTGGGTTCCGACGGCGCATGGGTACCGCTGCTGGCCGCGCGTGGCGTGGACATCGCCCCTTTGCGCCCCGCCAACTGCGGCTTCGACGTAGCCTGGAGCGAACACTTCCGCACGCGTTTTGCCGGCCACCCGCTGAAGGCCGTGGCCATCGGGCTGCGCGACCGCGATGGCGTGGAGCATTATCGCCAGGGCGAGTTCGTCATCACGGCCGGCGGCATCGAGGGGAGCCTGGTCTATGCGCTGAGCGCGCCAATGCGCGACCTGCTCGAGGCCACGGGCGAGGCCACGATCCATCTCGACCTTGCGCCGGGCCTGCCGGCCGAACGCGTGGCCGAAGCGGTGCAGCGCCCGCGCGGCGCGCGCTCGCTATCGAGCCACCTGCAGAGCAAGCTGGGCATCACCGGCGTCAAGGCCGGCTTGCTGCGCGAATGCTTGTCGAAGGAAGAATTTGCCGACCCCGCGCGGCTGGCGGCGGCGCTCAAGGCGCTGCCCGTGCGCCTGCTGCGCGCGCGCCCGATCGATGAAGTGATCAGCAGCGCGGGCGGCGTCGCGTTCGAGGCGATGGACGCGCAATTGATGCTGCGCGCCGTGCCGGGCGTGTTCTGCGCCGGCGAGATGCTGGACTGGGAAGCGCCCACCGGCGGCTACCTGCTGACCGCCTGCTTTGCCAGCGGGCGCGCGGCCGGGCTGGGCGCCTCGGCCTGGCTGAAAGCGCGCGGGGCTGCCGGGCGCTAG
- a CDS encoding DUF1415 domain-containing protein, whose translation MPIASPSSQFIVDATQQWLERAVIGLNLCPFAKAVHVKRQIRYTVSDATDTEGVLADLETELRTLADADPAEIDTTLLIVPQSLAEFLDYNDFLYFAERLLKSLRLAGILQIASFHPHYAFGGSEPDDIENYTNRAPYPILHLLREDSIARAVAAFPDASDIYERNQETMRRLGHDGWRKLMTEGSGT comes from the coding sequence ATGCCCATCGCTTCGCCATCCAGCCAATTCATCGTAGACGCCACCCAGCAATGGCTGGAACGCGCGGTGATCGGCCTTAACCTGTGCCCCTTCGCCAAGGCCGTGCACGTGAAGCGGCAGATCCGCTACACGGTGAGCGATGCCACCGATACCGAGGGCGTGCTCGCCGATCTCGAAACCGAGTTGCGCACGCTCGCCGATGCCGACCCTGCCGAGATCGACACGACCCTGCTGATCGTGCCACAGTCGCTGGCCGAGTTTCTCGACTACAACGATTTCCTCTATTTCGCCGAGCGCTTGCTCAAGAGCCTGCGCCTGGCGGGCATCCTGCAGATCGCCAGCTTCCATCCGCACTACGCGTTCGGCGGCAGCGAGCCGGACGACATCGAGAATTACACCAACCGCGCGCCTTACCCCATCCTGCACCTGCTGCGCGAGGACAGCATCGCGCGAGCCGTGGCGGCGTTTCCCGATGCGTCGGATATCTACGAGCGCAACCAGGAAACCATGCGCCGGCTCG